The Rattus rattus isolate New Zealand chromosome 1, Rrattus_CSIRO_v1, whole genome shotgun sequence genome includes a region encoding these proteins:
- the Eif4b gene encoding eukaryotic translation initiation factor 4B isoform X2 — translation MAASAKKKNKKGKTISLTDFLAEDGGTGGGSTYVPKPVSWADETDDLEGDVSTTWHSNDDDVYRAPPIDRSILPTAPRAAREPNIDRSRLPKSPPYTAFLGNLPYDVTEDSIKDFFRGLNISAVRLPREPSNPDRLKGFGYAEFEDLDSLLSALSLNEESLGNRRIRVDVADQAQDKDRDDRSFGRDRNRDSDKTDTDWRARPATDSFDDYPPRRGDDSFGDKYRDRYESDRYRDGYRDGYRDGPRRDMDRYGGRDRYDDRGSRDYDRGYDSRIGSGRRAFGSGYRRDDDYRGGGDRYEDRYDRRDDRSWSSRDDYSRDDYRRDDRGPPQRPKLNLKPRSTPKEDDSSASTSQSSRAASIFGGAKPVDTAAREREVEERLQKEQEKLQRQLDEPKLDRRPRERHPSWRSEETQERERSRTGSESSQTGTSATSGRNTRRRESEKSLENETLNKEDDCHSPTSKPPKPDQPLKVMPAPPPKENAWVKRSSNPPARSQSSDTEQPSPTSGGGKVAPAQPSEEGPSRKDETKVDGVSATKGQTGHSSRGPGDGGSRDHWKELDRKDGKKDQDSRSAPEPKKSEENPASKFSSASKYAALSVDGEDEDEGDDCTE, via the exons atGGCGGCCTCAG caaaaaagaagaataagaaggggAAGACCATCTCCCTAACAGACTTTCTAGCTGAGGATGGGGGAACTGGTGGAGGAAGCACCTATGTCCCCAAACCAGTCAGCTGGGCTGATGAAACAGACGATCTGGAAGGAGATG TGTCAACAACTTGGCATAGTAACGATGACGATGTGTACAGGGCACCTCCTATTGACCGTTCCATCCTTCCCACTGCTCCACGGGCTGCTCGGGAACCCAATATTGATCGGAGCCGTCTTCCCAAGTCACCACCCTACACTGCTTTCCTAGGGAATCTGCCCTATGATGTGACAGAAGACTCTATTAAGGATTTCTTTAGAGGATTAAAT ATCAGCGCTGTACGCTTACCACGTGAACCCAGCAATCCAGACAGGTTGAAAGGTTTTGGCTATGCGGAATTTGAGGATCTGGATTCTCTGCTCAGTGCTCTGAGTCTCAATGAAGAG TCTCTAGGTAACAGGAGAATTCGGGTGGATGTTGCTGATCAAGCACAGGATAAAG aCAGGGATGACCGTTCTTTTGGTCGAGATAGAAATCGGGATTCtgacaagacagacacagactggaGGGCCCGTCCTGCCACAGACAGCTTTGATGACTACCCACCTAGACGAGGTGATGACAGCTTCGGAGATA agtATCGAGATCGTTACGAGTCAGACCGGTATCGGGATGGGTATAGGGACGGATATCGGGACGGCCCACGCAGAGACATGGACCGCTATGGGGGCCGGGATCGCTATGATGACCGAGGCAGCAGAGACTATGACCGAG GCTATGACTCTAGGATAGGCAGTGGTAGAAGAGCATTTGGAAGTGGGTACCGGAGGGATGACGACTACAGAGGAGGTGGGGACCGCTATGAAGATCGCTATGACAGACGGGACGATCGGTCATGGAGCTCCAGGGACGATTACTCTCGGGACGATTACAGGCGTGATGACAGAG GTCCCCCCCAAAGACCCAAACTGAATCTAAAGCCTCGGAGTACTCCTAAAGAAGATGATTCCTCTGCTAGCACCTCCCAGTCCAGCCGAGCGGCTTCTATCTTTGGAGGGGCGAAGCCTGTTGACACAGCTGctagagaaagagaagtagaggagcggctacagaaggagcaggagaagctGCAGCGTCAGCTGGATGAGCCAAAACTAGACCGCCGGCCCCGGGAGAG ACACCCAAGTTGGCGAAGTGAAGAAACTCAGGAAAGAGAACGGTCGAGGACAGGAAGTGAGTCATCGCAGACTGGGACCTCAGCCACATCTGGCAGAA ATACAcgaaggagagagagtgagaagtcTCTAGAAAATGAAACCCTCAATAAAGAAGACGACTGTCACTCTCCAACCTCTAAGCCTCCTAAACCTGACCAGCCTCTAAAGGTAATGCCAGCCCCTCCACCAAAGGAGAATGCGTGGGTGAAGCGAAGCTCTAACCCTCCTGCTCGATCTCAGAGCTCAGACACAGAGCAGCCGTCCCCTACAAG TGGTGGAGGGAAAGTTGCTCCAGCTCAGCCCTCTGAGGAAGGACCATCAAGGAAAG ATGAAACTAAAGTGGATGGGGTGAGCGCCACCAAAGGCCAGACTGGACACTCCAGCCGTGGTCCTGGGGATGGAGGGAGCAGAGACCACTGGAAGGAGTTGGATAG GAAGGACGGCAAAAAAGATCAAGACTCCAGATCTGCACCTGAGCCAAAGAAATCTGAGGAGAACCCAGCCTCT AAGTTCAGTTCTGCAAGCAAGTACGCTGCTCTGTCTGTGGAcggtgaggatgaggatgagggagaCGACTGCACTGAGTAG
- the Eif4b gene encoding eukaryotic translation initiation factor 4B isoform X1 — translation MAASAKKKNKKGKTISLTDFLAEDGGTGGGSTYVPKPVSWADETDDLEGDVSTTWHSNDDDVYRAPPIDRSILPTAPRAAREPNIDRSRLPKSPPYTAFLGNLPYDVTEDSIKDFFRGLNISAVRLPREPSNPDRLKGFGYAEFEDLDSLLSALSLNEESLGNRRIRVDVADQAQDKDRDDRSFGRDRNRDSDKTDTDWRARPATDSFDDYPPRRGDDSFGDKYRDRYESDRYRDGYRDGYRDGPRRDMDRYGGRDRYDDRGSRDYDRDLLIGYDSRIGSGRRAFGSGYRRDDDYRGGGDRYEDRYDRRDDRSWSSRDDYSRDDYRRDDRGPPQRPKLNLKPRSTPKEDDSSASTSQSSRAASIFGGAKPVDTAAREREVEERLQKEQEKLQRQLDEPKLDRRPRERHPSWRSEETQERERSRTGSESSQTGTSATSGRNTRRRESEKSLENETLNKEDDCHSPTSKPPKPDQPLKVMPAPPPKENAWVKRSSNPPARSQSSDTEQPSPTSGGGKVAPAQPSEEGPSRKDETKVDGVSATKGQTGHSSRGPGDGGSRDHWKELDRKDGKKDQDSRSAPEPKKSEENPASKFSSASKYAALSVDGEDEDEGDDCTE, via the exons atGGCGGCCTCAG caaaaaagaagaataagaaggggAAGACCATCTCCCTAACAGACTTTCTAGCTGAGGATGGGGGAACTGGTGGAGGAAGCACCTATGTCCCCAAACCAGTCAGCTGGGCTGATGAAACAGACGATCTGGAAGGAGATG TGTCAACAACTTGGCATAGTAACGATGACGATGTGTACAGGGCACCTCCTATTGACCGTTCCATCCTTCCCACTGCTCCACGGGCTGCTCGGGAACCCAATATTGATCGGAGCCGTCTTCCCAAGTCACCACCCTACACTGCTTTCCTAGGGAATCTGCCCTATGATGTGACAGAAGACTCTATTAAGGATTTCTTTAGAGGATTAAAT ATCAGCGCTGTACGCTTACCACGTGAACCCAGCAATCCAGACAGGTTGAAAGGTTTTGGCTATGCGGAATTTGAGGATCTGGATTCTCTGCTCAGTGCTCTGAGTCTCAATGAAGAG TCTCTAGGTAACAGGAGAATTCGGGTGGATGTTGCTGATCAAGCACAGGATAAAG aCAGGGATGACCGTTCTTTTGGTCGAGATAGAAATCGGGATTCtgacaagacagacacagactggaGGGCCCGTCCTGCCACAGACAGCTTTGATGACTACCCACCTAGACGAGGTGATGACAGCTTCGGAGATA agtATCGAGATCGTTACGAGTCAGACCGGTATCGGGATGGGTATAGGGACGGATATCGGGACGGCCCACGCAGAGACATGGACCGCTATGGGGGCCGGGATCGCTATGATGACCGAGGCAGCAGAGACTATGACCGAG ATCTGTTGATAGGCTATGACTCTAGGATAGGCAGTGGTAGAAGAGCATTTGGAAGTGGGTACCGGAGGGATGACGACTACAGAGGAGGTGGGGACCGCTATGAAGATCGCTATGACAGACGGGACGATCGGTCATGGAGCTCCAGGGACGATTACTCTCGGGACGATTACAGGCGTGATGACAGAG GTCCCCCCCAAAGACCCAAACTGAATCTAAAGCCTCGGAGTACTCCTAAAGAAGATGATTCCTCTGCTAGCACCTCCCAGTCCAGCCGAGCGGCTTCTATCTTTGGAGGGGCGAAGCCTGTTGACACAGCTGctagagaaagagaagtagaggagcggctacagaaggagcaggagaagctGCAGCGTCAGCTGGATGAGCCAAAACTAGACCGCCGGCCCCGGGAGAG ACACCCAAGTTGGCGAAGTGAAGAAACTCAGGAAAGAGAACGGTCGAGGACAGGAAGTGAGTCATCGCAGACTGGGACCTCAGCCACATCTGGCAGAA ATACAcgaaggagagagagtgagaagtcTCTAGAAAATGAAACCCTCAATAAAGAAGACGACTGTCACTCTCCAACCTCTAAGCCTCCTAAACCTGACCAGCCTCTAAAGGTAATGCCAGCCCCTCCACCAAAGGAGAATGCGTGGGTGAAGCGAAGCTCTAACCCTCCTGCTCGATCTCAGAGCTCAGACACAGAGCAGCCGTCCCCTACAAG TGGTGGAGGGAAAGTTGCTCCAGCTCAGCCCTCTGAGGAAGGACCATCAAGGAAAG ATGAAACTAAAGTGGATGGGGTGAGCGCCACCAAAGGCCAGACTGGACACTCCAGCCGTGGTCCTGGGGATGGAGGGAGCAGAGACCACTGGAAGGAGTTGGATAG GAAGGACGGCAAAAAAGATCAAGACTCCAGATCTGCACCTGAGCCAAAGAAATCTGAGGAGAACCCAGCCTCT AAGTTCAGTTCTGCAAGCAAGTACGCTGCTCTGTCTGTGGAcggtgaggatgaggatgagggagaCGACTGCACTGAGTAG